The proteins below come from a single Miscanthus floridulus cultivar M001 chromosome 1, ASM1932011v1, whole genome shotgun sequence genomic window:
- the LOC136500168 gene encoding UPF0481 protein At3g47200-like, protein MERETNGGAATAGEGNGFFCHDDAQVEAMQRRVDAAAPLADDPYTIFRLPSAVRERHRDLYEPKVVSVGPYYHGRAGLGAAQQHKWRLLRDFLSRGGKKQAAAGGGLGAYVRAAREVEADARRCYAEGVGLGADEFAELLVLDGCFVLEFFLKKSEGQLAAPGGAKWAWHHMYHDVLLLENQIPFFVIEKLHGVAFAGDDGGADERDALLDIFCKAFAGDLPSSRVIRPRSDKTIHHLLHLHYECNVRNPAADSDKARRNSIGDANGASLAIWKQPAIPSPRSGEGAGAGSKGRLTSMIPPAGKMEEAGVTFKRKATPRDVFDVSFRYGVLHVPAFVLDEGAKVLLANLVAFEQGGGRAARQLDEGNLVTGFVALVGSLVNSRRDLEVLRRCGIMHCMLADDDAVAYFNHVVQYTTMDYDRHLLACLFRDVREHCHWNR, encoded by the coding sequence ATGGAGCGGGAGACAAACGGCGGCGCGGCGACCGCGGGCGAAGGGAACGGCTTCTTCTGCCACGACGACGCGCAGGTGGAGGCCATGCAGCGGCGCGTGGACGCGGCGGCGCCCTTGGCCGACGACCCCTACACCATCTTCCGCCTCCCCTCGGCCGTGCGGGAGCGGCACCGCGACCTGTACGAGCCCAAGGTCGTGTCCGTGGGCCCGTACTACCACGGCCGCGCCGGCCTGGGCGCCGCGCAGCAGCACAAGTGGCGCCTCCTCCGCGACTTCCTCTCGCGGGGCGGGAAGAAGCAGGCCGCCGCCGGTGGCGGCCTCGGCGCGTACGTGCGCGCGGCGCGTGAGGTCGAGGCGGACGCACGCCGGTGCTACGCCGAGGGGGTCGGCCTGGGCGCGGACGAGTTCGCGGAGCTGCTGGTGCTCGACGGCTGCTTCGTTCTCGAGTTCTTCCTCAAGAAGAGCGAGGGGCAGCTCGCCGCGCCCGGGGGCGCCAAGTGGGCGTGGCACCACATGTACCACGACGTCCTCCTGCTGGAGAACCAGATACCCTTCTTCGTCATCGAGAAGCTGCACGGCGTCgccttcgccggcgacgacggcggcgctgaTGAGCGCGACGCGCTCCTGGACATTTTCTGCAAGGCCTTCGCCGGCGACCTGCCGTCGAGCCGCGTCATCCGGCCGCGCAGCGACAAGACCATCCACCATCTGCTGCACCTGCACTACGAGTGCAACGTCCGCAACCCAGCTGCCGATAGCGACAAGGCCCGCCGCAACAGCATTGGCGACGCCAACGGCGCGTCGCTGGCCATCTGGAAACAGCCGGCAATCCCGTCGCCGCGCTCCGGCgagggcgccggcgccggcagcaAAGGTCGTCTGACGTCGATGATCCCGCCGGCGGGCAAGATGGAGGAGGCCGGCGTGACGTTCAAGCGCAAGGCGACCCCGCGGGACGTGTTCGACGTCAGCTTCCGGTACGGCGTGCTGCACGTGCCGGCGTTCGTGCTCGACGAGGGCGCCAAGGTGCTGCTCGCGAATCTGGTGGCGTTCGAGCAGGGAGGTGGCCGCGCGGCGCGGCAGCTGGACGAGGGCAACCTGGTGACGGGCTTCGTGGCGCTTGTCGGGTCGCTCGTGAACTCGCGGAGGGACTTGGAGGTGCTCCGCCGGTGCGGGATCATGCATTGCATGCTCGCCGACGACGACGCCGTAGCCTACTTCAACCACGTGGTACAGTACACGACCATGGACTACGATCGCCACCTGCTGGCCTGCCTATTCAGGGACGTTAGAGAGCACTGCCATTGGAACAGATGA